In Acidimicrobiales bacterium, one DNA window encodes the following:
- a CDS encoding fumarate reductase/succinate dehydrogenase flavoprotein subunit: MPDLETHTCDVLVIGAGGAGLRAAIEASSLGARTAVVCKSLLGKAHTVMAEGGVAAALGNVWPEDNWKVHFRDTMRGGKMLNNWRMAQLHAQEAPERVLELEDWGAIFDRTPDGRILQRDFGGHRYARLAHVGDRTGLELLRTVQHQAVSLGIEVFMECKVLRLLKDSSGAVNGALGLWRESGRFVVFRAKAVVLASGGIGKAWKFTSNSWESTGDGHALALWAGADLIDMEFVQFHPTGMVWPPSARGLLVTEGVRGDGGVLRNRDGERFMFNYIPEYYAKETASSIEEADQWYDNKKDFRRPPELLPRDEVARAINAEVKAGRGSPHGGVYLDIASRRPPEYIRRRLPSMYHQFKELADVDITKDPMEIGPTCHYVMGGVRVDADTAATTVPGLYAAGEVAGGMHGANRLGGNSLSDLLVFGRRAGAAAAEHALGRREAAPVDDALVDEATRHALAYFEHEGGENPYAVHHALQETMQDLVGIIRTEAELVEAVHRLDELDKRAAEVTVEGNRQFNPGWHLALDLESMLAVARCTTLAAIERKESRGGHTRDDYPSADDERFGKLNMVTRLVGGDVVVSPEPLPEMPAELRALFEEAH; encoded by the coding sequence ATGCCGGACCTCGAGACGCACACCTGCGACGTCCTCGTCATCGGCGCCGGCGGCGCGGGGCTGCGCGCCGCGATCGAGGCGAGCTCGCTCGGCGCGCGCACCGCGGTCGTGTGCAAGTCGCTCCTCGGCAAGGCGCACACGGTGATGGCCGAGGGGGGGGTCGCCGCGGCCCTCGGCAACGTCTGGCCCGAGGACAACTGGAAGGTCCACTTCCGGGACACGATGCGCGGCGGCAAGATGCTGAACAACTGGCGCATGGCGCAGCTGCACGCCCAGGAGGCGCCCGAGCGCGTCCTCGAGCTCGAGGACTGGGGCGCGATCTTCGACCGCACGCCCGACGGCCGGATCCTCCAGCGGGACTTCGGCGGCCACCGCTACGCCCGCCTCGCGCACGTCGGCGACCGGACCGGGCTCGAGCTGCTGCGGACGGTGCAGCACCAGGCGGTGAGCCTCGGCATCGAGGTCTTCATGGAGTGCAAGGTGCTCCGCCTCCTCAAGGACTCCTCGGGCGCGGTGAACGGGGCGCTCGGGCTGTGGCGCGAGTCGGGCCGCTTCGTCGTCTTCCGGGCGAAGGCGGTCGTGCTCGCGTCCGGCGGGATCGGGAAGGCCTGGAAGTTCACCTCGAACTCCTGGGAGTCGACCGGCGACGGCCACGCACTCGCCCTGTGGGCAGGCGCCGACCTCATCGACATGGAGTTCGTCCAGTTCCACCCGACCGGCATGGTCTGGCCGCCCTCGGCGCGCGGCCTGCTCGTCACCGAGGGCGTCCGCGGGGACGGCGGGGTGCTGCGCAACCGCGACGGCGAGCGCTTCATGTTCAACTACATCCCCGAGTACTACGCGAAGGAGACCGCCTCCTCGATCGAGGAGGCGGACCAGTGGTACGACAACAAGAAGGACTTCCGCCGACCCCCCGAGCTCCTGCCGCGCGACGAGGTCGCCCGGGCGATCAACGCCGAGGTGAAGGCCGGGCGGGGCAGCCCGCACGGCGGCGTCTACCTCGACATCGCCTCGCGCCGCCCCCCCGAGTACATCCGGCGGCGCCTGCCCTCGATGTACCACCAGTTCAAGGAGCTCGCCGACGTCGACATCACGAAGGACCCGATGGAGATCGGGCCGACCTGCCACTACGTCATGGGCGGCGTGCGCGTCGACGCCGACACCGCGGCCACGACCGTCCCCGGGCTGTACGCCGCCGGCGAGGTGGCAGGCGGGATGCACGGCGCGAACCGGCTCGGGGGCAACTCCCTCTCCGACCTCCTCGTCTTCGGCCGGCGCGCCGGCGCCGCGGCCGCCGAGCACGCGCTCGGCCGGCGCGAGGCGGCGCCGGTCGACGACGCGCTCGTCGACGAGGCCACCCGGCACGCCCTCGCCTACTTCGAGCACGAGGGCGGCGAGAACCCCTACGCGGTGCACCACGCCCTGCAGGAGACGATGCAGGACCTCGTCGGGATCATCCGGACGGAGGCCGAGCTCGTCGAGGCCGTCCACCGCCTCGACGAGCTCGACAAGCGGGCGGCCGAGGTGACCGTCGAGGGCAACCGCCAGTTCAACCCGGGCTGGCACCTCGCGCTCGACCTCGAGTCGATGCTCGCGGTGGCGCGCTGCACGACGCTCGCGGCGATCGAGCGCAAGGAGAGCCGCGGCGGACACACCCGCGACGACTACCCGAGCGCCGACGACGAGCGGTTCGGGAAGCTGAACATGGTGACGCGGCTCGTCGGCGGTGACGTCGTCGTCTCCCCCGAGCCGCTCCCCGAGATGCCCGCCGAGCTGCGGGCGCTGTTCGAGGAGGCGCACTGA
- a CDS encoding WhiB family transcriptional regulator, producing the protein MDTEWMARGKCRDLPPETFFPSDGVGVEAARKICVDCPVKAPCLEYAMENHIDHGVWGGTSERERRRLARQRRHLSLHRVD; encoded by the coding sequence ATGGACACGGAGTGGATGGCGCGGGGCAAGTGCCGGGACCTGCCGCCCGAGACCTTCTTCCCGAGCGACGGCGTCGGCGTCGAGGCGGCACGAAAGATCTGCGTCGACTGCCCCGTGAAGGCGCCCTGCCTCGAGTACGCGATGGAGAACCACATCGACCACGGGGTCTGGGGCGGGACCTCCGAGCGCGAGCGCCGACGCCTGGCGCGCCAGCGCCGCCACCTGTCGCTGCACCGCGTCGACTGA
- a CDS encoding VWA domain-containing protein, protein MGALRWRYERWTGAVGEGPAPPGADDVLAAAADDLAYHGDLDAALRRLLREGFTTAAGRRVAGLRELLEEVRRRRRELLAAHDADGLTRSVREELDAIVERERAELEARVAAARGEDAPPSARSAGDAALEALGELDLLPAPLGQRLAALQRYEFASPEAASAFSRLIERLRRSLVELQLSRAAGLAAASPAERARLGEALDALSTLLEQRRAGLPLEPDFSSFVERFGDLFPPAEDLDGLLARLASRLQAAGAVLASMTPAERAELEALAAGLLADEELGRRLDRLAAALAGTLAPLEPVDGPGGLALSFEEASDVAAQLAELSELEAFLAGTDTPAALAEADLERVAELVSRDAAASLEALAQLTRRLEAEGLVARRGERLALTPRGLRRLGAHALGEVFSRLGRARSGEHLVLEPGPGHERAETTRPYEPGDAFDLNVERTLRNGLVRLARARETPSVALARPIALSVEDFEIDERERVTGAASVLALDLSLSMPMRDNFLAAKKVALALQSLIASRYPRDFLGLIGFSATARVIEPSKLAEVSWDYTYGTNLQHALALSRRMLAHRRGTRQVLLVTDGEPTAHVEPDGQVFFSYPPTRETIEETLAEVARCTREKIVINTFALDATGSLRRFVETMARLNGGRAFFATPEDLGPCLLVDFVSGHRATRRLAGA, encoded by the coding sequence GTGGGCGCGCTGCGCTGGCGCTACGAGCGCTGGACGGGCGCGGTGGGCGAGGGGCCCGCGCCGCCCGGCGCGGACGACGTCCTCGCTGCCGCCGCCGACGATCTCGCCTACCACGGGGATCTCGACGCCGCCCTGCGGCGCCTGCTGCGCGAGGGCTTCACCACCGCCGCCGGGCGCCGCGTCGCTGGGCTGCGCGAGCTCCTCGAGGAGGTGCGCCGCCGCCGCCGGGAGCTGCTCGCGGCGCACGACGCCGACGGGCTCACGCGATCGGTGCGCGAGGAGCTCGACGCGATCGTCGAGCGCGAGCGCGCCGAGCTCGAGGCCCGGGTAGCGGCCGCTCGCGGCGAGGACGCTCCGCCGAGCGCCAGGTCGGCCGGCGACGCCGCGCTCGAGGCGCTCGGCGAGCTCGACCTCCTCCCGGCGCCCCTCGGCCAGCGCCTGGCCGCCCTCCAGCGCTACGAGTTCGCGTCGCCCGAGGCGGCGAGCGCCTTCTCGCGCCTCATCGAGCGGCTCCGACGCTCGCTCGTCGAGCTCCAGCTCTCGCGGGCCGCAGGGCTGGCCGCGGCGTCGCCCGCCGAGCGGGCGCGCCTCGGCGAGGCGCTCGACGCCCTGAGCACGCTGCTCGAGCAGCGCCGGGCCGGACTACCCCTCGAGCCCGACTTCTCGTCGTTCGTCGAGCGCTTCGGCGACCTCTTCCCCCCGGCGGAGGACCTCGACGGCCTGCTCGCCAGGCTGGCCTCGCGCCTGCAGGCGGCGGGCGCCGTCCTCGCCTCGATGACGCCGGCCGAGCGAGCCGAGCTCGAGGCGCTCGCCGCCGGGCTGCTCGCGGACGAGGAGCTCGGCCGCCGTCTCGACCGCCTCGCCGCTGCGCTCGCCGGCACGCTCGCCCCCCTCGAGCCGGTGGACGGACCGGGCGGGCTCGCGCTCTCCTTCGAGGAGGCGAGCGACGTCGCCGCGCAGCTCGCCGAGCTCTCGGAGCTCGAGGCGTTCCTCGCCGGCACCGACACGCCCGCGGCCCTCGCGGAGGCGGACCTCGAGCGGGTGGCGGAGCTCGTCTCGCGAGACGCGGCCGCGTCGCTCGAGGCGCTCGCGCAGCTGACGCGCCGGCTCGAGGCCGAAGGCCTCGTCGCGCGCCGCGGCGAGCGCCTCGCGCTCACGCCGCGGGGCCTCCGCCGCCTCGGGGCGCACGCACTCGGGGAGGTGTTCTCCCGGCTGGGGCGCGCTCGCTCGGGCGAGCACCTCGTCCTCGAGCCGGGACCGGGGCACGAGCGTGCCGAGACGACTCGGCCCTACGAGCCCGGCGACGCCTTCGATCTCAACGTCGAGCGGACGCTGCGCAACGGCCTCGTCCGCCTGGCCCGGGCCCGCGAGACGCCCTCGGTGGCGCTGGCGCGGCCGATCGCGCTGTCCGTCGAGGACTTCGAGATCGACGAGCGCGAGCGGGTGACGGGCGCGGCGAGCGTGCTCGCGCTCGACCTGTCGCTGTCGATGCCGATGCGCGACAACTTCCTCGCCGCGAAGAAGGTCGCGCTCGCGCTGCAGTCGCTCATCGCGTCGCGCTACCCCCGCGACTTCCTCGGCCTGATCGGCTTCTCGGCGACGGCGCGCGTCATCGAGCCGTCGAAGCTCGCCGAGGTCTCGTGGGACTACACCTACGGGACGAACCTGCAGCACGCCCTGGCGCTCAGCCGGAGGATGCTCGCGCACCGCCGGGGGACCCGCCAGGTGCTCCTCGTCACCGACGGCGAGCCCACGGCGCACGTCGAGCCCGACGGCCAGGTCTTCTTCAGCTACCCGCCGACGCGCGAGACGATCGAGGAGACCCTCGCCGAGGTGGCCCGCTGCACGCGCGAGAAGATCGTCATCAACACCTTCGCCCTCGACGCCACCGGGTCGCTGCGGCGCTTCGTCGAGACGATGGCTCGCCTGAACGGCGGGCGCGCGTTCTTCGCGACGCCCGAGGACCTCGGCCCCTGCCTCCTCGTCGACTTCGTGTCGGGCCACCGGGCGACGCGGCGCCTCGCCGGCGCCTAG
- a CDS encoding zinc-dependent metalloprotease, giving the protein MDPEVPAGMGGFFQGLLGDLLKLLRTDSPFQWELALQLALSVASEGAEDGNVDPVERMRFEELTHLAELHVADVAGISPASGRLEVHPVGRAEWARRSLLAWRPLLERLAAALNRRAAPPPAPEAEGELSALLGLWAETIAPAMIAMQIGSLVGHLAQRALGQYDLPLPRPGNELLAVPQNVRSFCADWSLPIDDTVVWLAVRDVAAHAVWSRPHVRERLETLLLERAGSFAPDPGAFESHLSQLGDAGDLPALTRLLGDPAMLGRLVDSAELRRVDAELSALAAVAGGFVEWVTDTVARRVVGTRLPIREAMRRRRVEHDDASRGAEALLGLRLDQATLDRGEAFVRGVLERGGEEELALLWRSATSLPTPAEVEAPGLWIERIHLPDPGAD; this is encoded by the coding sequence ATGGACCCGGAGGTGCCCGCGGGCATGGGGGGCTTCTTCCAGGGCCTGCTCGGCGACCTGCTGAAGCTCCTGCGGACCGACTCGCCCTTCCAGTGGGAGCTCGCGCTCCAGCTCGCGCTCAGCGTGGCGAGCGAGGGCGCCGAGGACGGCAACGTCGACCCGGTCGAGCGGATGCGCTTCGAGGAGCTCACCCACCTCGCCGAGCTGCACGTGGCGGACGTGGCGGGCATCTCGCCGGCGAGCGGCCGCCTCGAGGTGCACCCGGTCGGGCGCGCCGAGTGGGCGCGCCGCAGCCTGCTCGCGTGGCGCCCGCTGCTCGAGCGACTCGCCGCCGCGCTCAACCGGCGCGCGGCGCCGCCACCCGCCCCGGAGGCCGAGGGCGAGCTCTCCGCGCTGCTCGGTCTGTGGGCGGAGACGATCGCGCCGGCGATGATCGCGATGCAGATCGGCTCGCTCGTCGGCCACCTCGCGCAGCGCGCCCTCGGCCAGTACGACCTGCCGCTCCCGCGCCCGGGCAACGAGCTCCTCGCCGTCCCCCAGAACGTCCGCTCCTTCTGCGCGGACTGGAGCCTGCCCATCGACGACACGGTGGTGTGGCTCGCGGTGCGCGACGTCGCCGCCCACGCGGTCTGGTCGCGGCCGCACGTACGCGAGCGCCTCGAGACGCTCCTGCTCGAGCGCGCCGGGAGCTTCGCGCCGGACCCCGGGGCCTTCGAGTCGCACCTCTCCCAGCTCGGGGACGCCGGCGACCTGCCCGCGCTGACGCGCCTGCTCGGCGACCCCGCGATGCTCGGCCGGCTCGTCGACTCGGCCGAGCTGCGAAGGGTGGACGCCGAGCTCTCGGCGCTCGCCGCCGTGGCCGGCGGCTTCGTCGAGTGGGTCACCGACACCGTCGCCCGGCGGGTCGTCGGGACGCGCCTGCCGATCCGCGAGGCGATGCGGCGGCGGCGCGTCGAGCACGACGACGCGTCGCGTGGCGCCGAGGCGCTCCTCGGGCTACGGCTCGACCAGGCGACGCTCGACCGGGGCGAGGCCTTCGTGCGTGGCGTGCTCGAGCGCGGCGGCGAGGAGGAGCTCGCGCTCCTCTGGCGCTCCGCCACCAGCCTGCCGACGCCGGCCGAGGTGGAGGCGCCCGGGCTGTGGATCGAGCGGATCCACCTCCCGGACCCGGGCGCCGACTAG
- a CDS encoding succinate dehydrogenase/fumarate reductase iron-sulfur subunit, with protein sequence MATGAGADRPAQVTLRIWRGDEQGGEFRDYTLAAQEGEVVLDVVHRVQAELAPDLAVRWNCKAGKCGSCSAEVNGIPRLMCMTRMSSLPAGEPVTISPLRTFPILRDLVTDVSFNFAEARRIPTTRLGPRDPDGMRRMAQIDIDRLQEFHKCIECFLCQNVCHVIRDHEENKERYVGPRFFVRLAELEMHPLDTLDRRDAVSRAFGIGLCNITKCCTEVCPEGIHITDNAIIPLKERAVDVRYDPVAWLGRKIRRRPAPTPAHVALADTPAARANEVIVAGTRRGRRS encoded by the coding sequence ATGGCGACCGGAGCGGGCGCCGACCGGCCGGCGCAGGTGACGCTGCGCATCTGGCGCGGCGACGAGCAGGGCGGGGAGTTCCGCGACTACACGCTCGCGGCCCAGGAGGGCGAGGTCGTGCTCGACGTCGTCCACCGCGTCCAGGCGGAGCTGGCGCCGGACCTCGCGGTGCGCTGGAACTGCAAGGCCGGCAAGTGCGGCTCGTGCAGCGCGGAGGTCAACGGCATCCCGCGCCTCATGTGCATGACGCGCATGTCCAGCCTGCCCGCGGGCGAGCCGGTCACGATCTCCCCGCTGCGCACCTTCCCGATCCTGCGCGACCTCGTGACCGACGTCTCGTTCAACTTCGCCGAGGCGCGCCGCATCCCGACGACGCGCCTCGGCCCGCGGGACCCCGACGGCATGCGGCGCATGGCCCAGATCGACATCGACCGGCTCCAGGAGTTCCACAAGTGCATCGAGTGCTTCCTGTGCCAGAACGTCTGCCACGTGATCCGTGACCACGAGGAGAACAAGGAGCGCTACGTCGGCCCCCGCTTCTTCGTGCGCCTGGCGGAGCTCGAGATGCACCCGCTCGACACGCTGGACCGCCGAGACGCCGTCTCGCGCGCCTTCGGCATCGGCCTGTGCAACATCACGAAGTGCTGCACGGAGGTGTGCCCCGAGGGGATCCACATCACCGACAACGCGATCATCCCCCTGAAGGAGCGGGCGGTCGACGTCCGCTACGACCCAGTCGCGTGGCTGGGCCGCAAGATCCGCCGCCGCCCGGCACCCACGCCCGCGCACGTCGCCCTCGCCGACACCCCCGCGGCGCGGGCGAACGAGGTCATCGTGGCCGGCACGCGCCGGGGACGCCGCTCGTAG
- a CDS encoding PDZ domain-containing protein yields the protein MAAFAGDFDDSPEEEEPLRPPLPLEDRLWRHPSELGSANPSLHLDPVAVRRRWLTTEPSRASAWTAGIVGALLATGLVVLGTHLATAITGGTVQDEARPTLTTASASVTARGAAPALAPSLARAVARAGASVAAVDTTRDGTSVHGLGLVVRSDGMILVPAEAVDGASAILVTLADDDNPYVGTLVGLDRASGLAVVHVNAVTALPVAPFTTTSPRRGELAIALTAPGGADDDLATVRAPDGAGAGLVDAMSLGLPPDAPLGSTIVDGRGEVVGMLAGPDSAVPSWLELAVAAQLMHTGRVRHGWLGVTVQGAADGAEVVAVAPDSAAAAAGLQPGDVIEAIDGHAVGSTAVLLGRLYALRPHVAVLLRVERAGRARSVHALLEDRP from the coding sequence GTGGCGGCCTTCGCTGGGGACTTCGACGACTCGCCGGAGGAGGAAGAGCCGCTCCGGCCGCCGCTCCCCCTCGAGGACCGGCTCTGGCGCCACCCCTCTGAGCTCGGCAGCGCCAACCCGTCGCTGCACCTCGACCCCGTCGCCGTCCGGCGCCGGTGGCTCACGACGGAGCCGAGCCGCGCCAGTGCCTGGACGGCGGGGATCGTCGGCGCGCTCCTCGCGACGGGTCTCGTCGTGCTTGGCACCCACCTCGCCACCGCGATCACGGGCGGTACCGTCCAGGACGAGGCCCGCCCGACGCTCACGACGGCGAGCGCGAGCGTGACGGCGCGGGGCGCCGCCCCGGCGCTCGCGCCGAGCCTGGCGAGGGCCGTCGCGCGCGCGGGCGCCTCGGTCGCCGCCGTCGACACGACGCGCGACGGCACGAGCGTGCACGGCCTCGGCCTCGTGGTCCGCTCCGATGGGATGATCCTCGTGCCCGCCGAGGCGGTGGACGGCGCCTCGGCGATCCTCGTCACGCTCGCCGACGACGACAACCCCTACGTGGGCACGCTCGTCGGCCTGGACCGGGCGAGCGGCCTCGCCGTGGTCCACGTCAACGCCGTGACGGCACTGCCCGTCGCGCCCTTCACGACCACCTCGCCTCGACGCGGCGAGCTCGCCATCGCGCTCACCGCACCGGGCGGCGCCGACGACGACCTCGCCACGGTGCGCGCCCCGGACGGCGCAGGTGCCGGCCTCGTCGACGCCATGTCGCTCGGGCTCCCGCCGGACGCGCCGCTCGGCAGCACGATCGTGGACGGCCGCGGCGAGGTCGTCGGGATGCTCGCCGGCCCGGACAGCGCAGTGCCGTCCTGGCTCGAGCTCGCCGTCGCCGCCCAGCTCATGCACACCGGACGCGTGCGCCACGGCTGGCTCGGCGTGACCGTCCAGGGTGCGGCCGACGGGGCAGAGGTCGTCGCGGTCGCGCCCGACAGCGCCGCCGCGGCGGCGGGGCTGCAGCCAGGGGACGTGATCGAGGCGATCGACGGCCACGCCGTCGGCTCGACGGCGGTCCTCCTCGGGCGGCTCTACGCCCTCCGCCCGCACGTCGCCGTGCTGCTGCGGGTCGAGCGCGCCGGCAGGGCGCGCAGCGTGCACGCCCTCCTCGAGGACCGGCCGTAG
- a CDS encoding sigma 54-interacting transcriptional regulator, translating into MTDAPNERTPRPSTVGELRESGWVSVPVREEVRRNALARIAAGLPVVAGVLGFEHSVIPQLEHALLAGHDIILLGERGQAKSRIIRSLVDLLDPFVPALAGSEVHDDPFRPASRQGRDLVAELGDKAPITWVGRAERYAEKLATPDTTIADLIGEVDPIKVAEGRYLSDELTIHYGLVPRANRGIFAVNELPDLAERIQVGLLNVLEERDVQIRGFRVRLPLDVLLVASANPEDYTSRGRIITPLKDRFGAQIRTHYPPDVATEVAIVAQEARPASAPGIAVRVPAFMAEVTARLSQRARASPKVNQRSGVSVRLSIANYETLVAAALRRGARLREAEVAPRPSDLSALAASTLGKVEVESFDEEDDAAILAELVDAALLETFRAAGPGGSLAEVVAGFDAGLVAEVGPEVPLAAYEALAASLPALGEAAAAVVGAEAGAAERASAVELVLEGLHLTRRLAKSVEGGTAAYRGR; encoded by the coding sequence GTGACCGACGCGCCGAACGAGCGGACGCCGCGCCCGAGCACCGTCGGCGAGCTGCGCGAGAGCGGCTGGGTGTCGGTCCCGGTCCGGGAGGAGGTGCGGCGCAACGCGCTGGCGCGCATCGCCGCCGGCCTCCCCGTCGTGGCGGGGGTGCTCGGCTTCGAGCACAGCGTCATCCCCCAGCTCGAGCACGCCCTCCTGGCAGGCCACGACATCATCCTCCTCGGCGAGCGCGGCCAGGCGAAGTCCCGCATCATCCGCTCGCTCGTCGACCTGCTCGACCCCTTCGTCCCGGCCCTCGCCGGCTCCGAGGTGCACGACGACCCCTTCCGGCCGGCGTCGCGCCAGGGGCGCGACCTCGTCGCCGAGCTCGGCGACAAGGCGCCGATCACCTGGGTGGGGCGGGCCGAGCGCTACGCGGAGAAGCTCGCCACCCCCGACACCACGATCGCCGACCTGATCGGGGAGGTCGACCCGATCAAGGTGGCGGAGGGCCGCTACCTGTCGGACGAACTCACGATCCACTACGGCCTCGTTCCGCGAGCCAACCGCGGCATCTTCGCGGTGAACGAGCTGCCGGACCTCGCCGAGCGGATCCAGGTCGGCCTCCTCAACGTGCTCGAGGAGCGCGACGTCCAGATCCGGGGCTTCCGCGTCCGCCTGCCCCTCGACGTCCTCCTCGTCGCGTCCGCCAACCCGGAGGACTACACGAGCCGCGGCCGGATCATCACCCCCCTCAAGGACCGCTTCGGCGCCCAGATCCGCACGCACTACCCGCCCGACGTCGCCACGGAGGTCGCGATCGTCGCCCAGGAGGCCCGCCCCGCCTCGGCGCCGGGCATTGCCGTGCGGGTCCCGGCGTTCATGGCCGAGGTGACGGCCCGCCTCAGCCAGCGCGCCCGGGCGAGCCCGAAGGTGAACCAGCGCTCGGGGGTCTCGGTCCGCCTCAGCATCGCCAACTACGAGACCCTCGTCGCCGCCGCGCTGCGGCGCGGCGCACGCCTTCGCGAGGCGGAGGTCGCGCCCCGCCCGAGCGACCTGTCGGCGCTCGCCGCCTCCACCCTCGGCAAGGTCGAGGTGGAGTCCTTCGACGAGGAGGACGACGCCGCGATCCTCGCCGAGCTGGTCGACGCCGCGCTCTTGGAGACCTTCCGCGCCGCCGGCCCCGGCGGCTCGCTCGCCGAGGTCGTCGCCGGCTTCGACGCCGGCCTCGTCGCCGAGGTCGGCCCCGAGGTGCCCCTCGCCGCCTACGAGGCGCTCGCCGCCAGCCTCCCCGCCCTCGGGGAGGCGGCGGCCGCCGTCGTCGGCGCCGAGGCAGGAGCCGCCGAGCGCGCGAGCGCCGTCGAGCTCGTCCTCGAGGGCCTCCACCTCACCCGCCGGCTCGCCAAGTCGGTCGAGGGCGGCACCGCCGCCTACCGGGGCAGGTAG
- a CDS encoding WhiB family transcriptional regulator, with the protein MDIQALVSGEGRSWQARANCLGVDPELFFPERGTSTREAKEVCRGCVVREDCLDFAIANGEKFGIWGGMSERERRRVRRARILETRHAAS; encoded by the coding sequence GTGGACATCCAGGCGCTCGTCAGCGGAGAGGGTCGGTCCTGGCAGGCGCGGGCGAACTGCCTCGGCGTGGATCCCGAGCTCTTCTTCCCGGAGCGGGGCACCTCGACCCGTGAGGCGAAGGAGGTCTGCAGGGGATGCGTCGTGCGCGAGGACTGCCTCGACTTCGCCATCGCGAACGGCGAGAAGTTCGGCATCTGGGGGGGCATGAGCGAGCGTGAGCGGCGTCGCGTCCGGCGCGCCCGCATCCTCGAGACCCGCCACGCGGCGTCGTAG